In Plodia interpunctella isolate USDA-ARS_2022_Savannah chromosome 22, ilPloInte3.2, whole genome shotgun sequence, the following proteins share a genomic window:
- the LOC128679860 gene encoding oocyte zinc finger protein XlCOF6-like isoform X1, which produces MDTWSNLCRCCLSPETEVSILGGDQNVEEKFLETTTVVVTADDGLPQKLCSDCYSIMTSAYQFRKQCIKMDSELKVQLNALLAQVQEETYAQEIEQDSSKSQNKIDDDLAFANDPLKQLEMIIKKEPTDSDDDYYYVVVIDDDKEKEPNLKDVKEPNIDPVIKQEVIETPQPEELQVEQSVSEQSTGFDKLDSLDLFIMSNPKIPINVPATILENEEEGQDMDDNDNQAMDIEEAIDASGQTQILTTIEDSQDATDGIQTLTGDLVTDLNPKNFLKIMTTTGAEGGAILLKAGEEMQYLTGAELVATNDGDQDQEEVIYYDGTELVIEYSDDGQIATIVQQEDGKFLCDCGEQFEDLGEYEKHQYKHNPGGEHLCNLCGKGFESAEILTGHMLLHKYTGLLITCPFCNQLIRRNALTQHIKYGHNNIKPRCTICFKTFANPNNLKRHMMIHSGVREFECDICFKRFHQKITMQTHRLTHLNPFCCNQCDKTFDNKVELMNHKESDDCSKSKVLKVKEELMKTVKQEVTTNLGKLLGYACSLCKKMFSVESALEQHVESTHILDPMELLCSECGEVLPSKKDMQSHVMTHKNMKNKNAKRFECSICGKGCSSQAMLIMHERVHTNERPFPCQLCSLRFKTKTHLRTHQLTHTREKKFGCSVCMKFFALKGNLVVHLRTHTGERPYVCSLCGEAFIDSKYLKKHKLKKHAIENVPWNKY; this is translated from the exons ATGGATACGTGGTCTAATTTGTGTCGATGTTGCTTATCGCCTGAAACCGAAGTGTCAATATTAGGAGGAGATCAAAATGTCGAGGAAAAGTTTTTGGAAACAACTACTGTtgtt GTTACAGCCGATGATGGTCTACCACAAAAGCTTTGTTCAGATTGCTACAGCATAATGACCTCTGCATACCAGTTCCGCAAACAATGCATTAAAATGGACAGTGAACTGAAAGTTCAACTTAATGCACTGTTAGCACAAGTGCAAGAAGAAACATACGCTCAGGAAATTGAGCAGGATTCGAGTaaaagtcaaaataaaatagatgatGACTTGGCTTTTGCGAATGATCCTCTGAAACAATTAgagatgataataaaaaaagaaccgACTGATAGTGATGACGATTACTATTACGTTGTAGTCATTGATGACGACAAAGAGAAAGAACCCAATTTGAAAGATGTCAAGGAACCAAATATTGACCCTGTAATCAAACAAGAGGTGATAGAAACGCCACAGCCAGAAGAACTTCAAGTGGAACAATCGGTTTCTGAACAATCCACTGGATTTGATAAACTGGACTCTTTAGACTTATTCATCATGTCTAATCCCAAAATTCCTATCAATGTGCCAGCTACAATTCTGGAAAATGAAGAGGAAGGGCAGGATATGGATGACAATGACAATCAAGCCATGGATATAGAAGAAGCAATTGATGCTTCTGGACAAACACAAATACTCACAACCATAGAAGATTCTCAAGATGCTACCGATGGCATTCAGACTTTAACAGGAGATTTGGTCACTGATTTGAATCctaaaaattttcttaaaatcatGACCACAACTGGCGCCGAAGGTGGAGCAATACTTCTGAAAGCTGGTGAAGAGATGCAGTATCTCACTGGAGCAGAATTGGTTGCAACCAACGATGGAGATCAAGATCAGGAAGAAGTTATCTACTATGATGGTACAGAGCTAGTTATAGAATACTCTGATGATGGCCAAATAGCCACTATTGTCCAACAGGAAGATGGCAAGTTCTTGTGTGACTGCGGAGAGCAGTTTGAAGACTTAGGAGAGTATGAAAAACACCAATACAAGCATAACCCTGGGGGTGAACATCTATGCAACTTATGTGGTAAAGGTTTTGAGTCTGCTGAGATTTTAACTGGCCATATGCTGCTTCATAAATACACAGGACTGCTAATAACTTGCCCGTTTTGCAATCAACTCATTAGAAGAAATGCTCTCACTCAACATATCAAATACGGACACAATAACATCAAACCCAGATGCACCATTTGCTTCAAGACCTTTGCTAACCCAAACAATTTGAAACGTCACATGATGATTCACAGTGGTGTACGAGAATTTGAGTGTGACATATGCTTTAAAAGGTTCCACCAAAAAATTACCATGCAGACTCACAGATTGACACATTTAAACCCTTTTTGTTGCAACCAGTGTGACAAGACATTTGATAACAAAGTAGAATTGATGAATCACAAAGAATCAGATGATTGTTCCAAATCAAAGGTGTTGAAAGTAAAAGAAGAATTAATGAAAACTGTCAAACAAGAGGTCACTACAAATCTTGGGAAACTTTTGGGTTATGCATGTtcattgtgtaaaaaaatgttttctgttGAGTCTGCATTGGAACAACATGTGGAAAGCACTCATATACTGGATCCTATGGAACTGTTGTGCTCGGAATGTGGTGAAGTGTTGCCTTCAAAGAAAGATATGCAATCGCATGTTATGActcacaaaaatatgaaaaacaaaaatgcaaaaagATTTGAATGCAGCATATGTGGTAAGGGTTGTTCGAGCCAGGCCATGTTGATAATGCATGAGCGGGTTCATACAAATGAAAGGCCTTTTCCTTGTCAGCTATGTTCTCTGAGATTTAAGACTAAAACACATTTGCGTACTCATCAGCTCACACATACAAGAGAGAAGAAATTTGGCTGTTCTGTTTGCATGAAATTCTTTGCACTGAAAGGCAATCTTGTTGTACATTTACGTACTCACACTGGAGAACGTCCATATGTCTGCTCTTTGTGCGGAGAAGCATTCATAGACTCAAAGTATctcaaaaaacacaaattaaagaaacacGCCATCGAAAATGTACCTTGGAATAAATACTAA
- the LOC128679860 gene encoding zinc finger protein 25-like isoform X2, which yields MTSAYQFRKQCIKMDSELKVQLNALLAQVQEETYAQEIEQDSSKSQNKIDDDLAFANDPLKQLEMIIKKEPTDSDDDYYYVVVIDDDKEKEPNLKDVKEPNIDPVIKQEVIETPQPEELQVEQSVSEQSTGFDKLDSLDLFIMSNPKIPINVPATILENEEEGQDMDDNDNQAMDIEEAIDASGQTQILTTIEDSQDATDGIQTLTGDLVTDLNPKNFLKIMTTTGAEGGAILLKAGEEMQYLTGAELVATNDGDQDQEEVIYYDGTELVIEYSDDGQIATIVQQEDGKFLCDCGEQFEDLGEYEKHQYKHNPGGEHLCNLCGKGFESAEILTGHMLLHKYTGLLITCPFCNQLIRRNALTQHIKYGHNNIKPRCTICFKTFANPNNLKRHMMIHSGVREFECDICFKRFHQKITMQTHRLTHLNPFCCNQCDKTFDNKVELMNHKESDDCSKSKVLKVKEELMKTVKQEVTTNLGKLLGYACSLCKKMFSVESALEQHVESTHILDPMELLCSECGEVLPSKKDMQSHVMTHKNMKNKNAKRFECSICGKGCSSQAMLIMHERVHTNERPFPCQLCSLRFKTKTHLRTHQLTHTREKKFGCSVCMKFFALKGNLVVHLRTHTGERPYVCSLCGEAFIDSKYLKKHKLKKHAIENVPWNKY from the coding sequence ATGACCTCTGCATACCAGTTCCGCAAACAATGCATTAAAATGGACAGTGAACTGAAAGTTCAACTTAATGCACTGTTAGCACAAGTGCAAGAAGAAACATACGCTCAGGAAATTGAGCAGGATTCGAGTaaaagtcaaaataaaatagatgatGACTTGGCTTTTGCGAATGATCCTCTGAAACAATTAgagatgataataaaaaaagaaccgACTGATAGTGATGACGATTACTATTACGTTGTAGTCATTGATGACGACAAAGAGAAAGAACCCAATTTGAAAGATGTCAAGGAACCAAATATTGACCCTGTAATCAAACAAGAGGTGATAGAAACGCCACAGCCAGAAGAACTTCAAGTGGAACAATCGGTTTCTGAACAATCCACTGGATTTGATAAACTGGACTCTTTAGACTTATTCATCATGTCTAATCCCAAAATTCCTATCAATGTGCCAGCTACAATTCTGGAAAATGAAGAGGAAGGGCAGGATATGGATGACAATGACAATCAAGCCATGGATATAGAAGAAGCAATTGATGCTTCTGGACAAACACAAATACTCACAACCATAGAAGATTCTCAAGATGCTACCGATGGCATTCAGACTTTAACAGGAGATTTGGTCACTGATTTGAATCctaaaaattttcttaaaatcatGACCACAACTGGCGCCGAAGGTGGAGCAATACTTCTGAAAGCTGGTGAAGAGATGCAGTATCTCACTGGAGCAGAATTGGTTGCAACCAACGATGGAGATCAAGATCAGGAAGAAGTTATCTACTATGATGGTACAGAGCTAGTTATAGAATACTCTGATGATGGCCAAATAGCCACTATTGTCCAACAGGAAGATGGCAAGTTCTTGTGTGACTGCGGAGAGCAGTTTGAAGACTTAGGAGAGTATGAAAAACACCAATACAAGCATAACCCTGGGGGTGAACATCTATGCAACTTATGTGGTAAAGGTTTTGAGTCTGCTGAGATTTTAACTGGCCATATGCTGCTTCATAAATACACAGGACTGCTAATAACTTGCCCGTTTTGCAATCAACTCATTAGAAGAAATGCTCTCACTCAACATATCAAATACGGACACAATAACATCAAACCCAGATGCACCATTTGCTTCAAGACCTTTGCTAACCCAAACAATTTGAAACGTCACATGATGATTCACAGTGGTGTACGAGAATTTGAGTGTGACATATGCTTTAAAAGGTTCCACCAAAAAATTACCATGCAGACTCACAGATTGACACATTTAAACCCTTTTTGTTGCAACCAGTGTGACAAGACATTTGATAACAAAGTAGAATTGATGAATCACAAAGAATCAGATGATTGTTCCAAATCAAAGGTGTTGAAAGTAAAAGAAGAATTAATGAAAACTGTCAAACAAGAGGTCACTACAAATCTTGGGAAACTTTTGGGTTATGCATGTtcattgtgtaaaaaaatgttttctgttGAGTCTGCATTGGAACAACATGTGGAAAGCACTCATATACTGGATCCTATGGAACTGTTGTGCTCGGAATGTGGTGAAGTGTTGCCTTCAAAGAAAGATATGCAATCGCATGTTATGActcacaaaaatatgaaaaacaaaaatgcaaaaagATTTGAATGCAGCATATGTGGTAAGGGTTGTTCGAGCCAGGCCATGTTGATAATGCATGAGCGGGTTCATACAAATGAAAGGCCTTTTCCTTGTCAGCTATGTTCTCTGAGATTTAAGACTAAAACACATTTGCGTACTCATCAGCTCACACATACAAGAGAGAAGAAATTTGGCTGTTCTGTTTGCATGAAATTCTTTGCACTGAAAGGCAATCTTGTTGTACATTTACGTACTCACACTGGAGAACGTCCATATGTCTGCTCTTTGTGCGGAGAAGCATTCATAGACTCAAAGTATctcaaaaaacacaaattaaagaaacacGCCATCGAAAATGTACCTTGGAATAAATACTAA